One Nicotiana tomentosiformis chromosome 1, ASM39032v3, whole genome shotgun sequence genomic window, ATTCTAACTAATAACAATGTGCTGGAGAGTTGCACCTGGTTTACTACACATATGTAGGTCTAGCACACTAGGATACATACACTTGTATGATTAACGATTACACATCGTTAATCTATAACACTTCAGGCCTTATGAAATTAGGGAAATGATTAGGAGGAAACCGATGATCAAGAAAAGCATCTTCATAAAGAATTTTGTTCCGTCTAGGTGGTTAGAGTAATGGAAACCATGAGCATAACCCCCGTGAAATGAACCGGAAAAGAGGTAAGGGACTCCTGTAGTCGCCCCATAAACAGTGGCATCATGAAATCCATGTACATGAAGGTTAAAAAAAGCTGGAATAGCTCCAAAAAGATCAGATAACATCGAGTTTCCAAACCTTGCACTTGGCATGGGCATGGGCATGGGCATGGGCATGAACCCCCCTATGGGATCCAATTCATCATGTCGGAGATAGTCCATATCTACAGATGGAGCGGTTTGAGGTCTCTGTCCCATTGGACGCTTAGGTATATTGATCCCAGGTACTAACCGAGATCTTGGGTCAGAACTTGATTTGCCTCGTCCATATATCGGAACCAACTTGTGCTCTTCTACGAGAGCCTTACATACTGGGCACTCGTGGGAATGTGAATGAACTTGCAACCATTCGTAAAGACATGGCCAACAATAAAGGTGACCACAAAGAGTGACTATAGGATCTTGAGCTAACTCAAAGCAGATATTGCATTCAAAATCACCAGGGTCAGAATTCATATCTGCTGAACGCAAAGCATCCATTGATTCACCTGTCCAGAATTGAAAACCTGCAAGCAAATGATAACAGGAGGCCCGACTTCTATTAATGTAGTGACATCATGGAATGGAATAACAAGAAAGAAAGAGTATACAATGGGATCAGAAAATGTGAACCAAACATAGAGCAAATAAAGATAACAATTTTTGTGTCCATTTACACAGGGAACCATGAAAAATAACTTAAATGGCCTTCTGGAGAAAAAGAGAAATGAAAATCAAATAATAATAGTACGTAATGCTACTCGCCAAAGGCCTAAATGTTTTTTATCAGAAGTTATTAGATGATTCAGCTTGGGGTATTGAAGAAGCTAATATGGACAAATTTCCATACTGTATTATTACTTTCCAAGACCTGAACATCAAATAATGTAAATAACTTATTACCCTCAGCTTCGTCAATCTTCCTCCTGAACTTTCACGTTTCATAGACTAGGAACCGAGTTGGAAGGAAATGAAAATGTTTCTTGCATAAATTTAAGTAAAAACCAACTTCCAAGGACACTCGTTCCTGCATATAAGTGAAGGTGTTTTCTTGATGTTAGTTTGTTAGGGAAAGGCACAGTGGTATTTTAGTTCAGTATAAGCTGGGGTAGTCTTTGGCACCATGGTAAGAGTTGTCGCCGTGT contains:
- the LOC104099672 gene encoding uncharacterized protein, with the translated sequence MDALRSADMNSDPGDFECNICFELAQDPIVTLCGHLYCWPCLYEWLQVHSHSHECPVCKALVEEHKLVPIYGRGKSSSDPRSRLVPGINIPKRPMGQRPQTAPSVDMDYLRHDELDPIGGFMPMPMPMPMPSARFGNSMLSDLFGAIPAFFNLHVHGFHDATVYGATTGVPYLFSGSFHGGYAHGFHYSNHLDGTKFFMKMLFLIIGFLLIISLIS